The following coding sequences are from one Nicotiana tabacum cultivar K326 chromosome 1, ASM71507v2, whole genome shotgun sequence window:
- the LOC107774239 gene encoding uncharacterized protein At4g22758, whose amino-acid sequence MSDNHIRRRFPVSRRARNRPLKPSLSGHRRYTPVPVKRRSSKQHSRDTNYRTLERCKSEPCILKIGVIDFDDDLGRDVTAPSLEILLRPQTCSDIFWSPDYHNSGSPQSFQHGYEKEAKVVVNVTVEGSPGPVRTMVKLGSSVDETIRHVIDKYSEEGRTPRLDKNADSSFQLYQSYFSLQSLNNTDVIGDVGSRSFYLRKSNSSNASYQEIALEIAPVKANSHPLVISHGFFGRKINKIIRRSCKLWKILGCMQCSG is encoded by the exons ATGTCAGACAACCATATCCGGCGAAGATTTCCGGTAAGCCGGAGAGCTAGGAACAGACCACTAAAACCGTCGCTGTCGGGTCATCGGAGGTATACGCCTGTGCCGGTGAAGCGCCGATCATCGAAGCAGCATAGTAGGGATACTAATTATAGGACGCTAGAGAGATGTAAATCAGAGccttgtattttgaaaattggagtCATTGACTTTGACGATGATCTCGGCCGGGATGTGACGGCACCGTCGTTAGAAATCCTTTTGCGGCCACAAACTTGTTCGGACATATTCTGGTCTCCTGATTATCATAATTCTGGATCTCCGCAGAGTTTTCAG CACGGGTATGAGAAGGAGGCAAAAGTTGTGGTTAATGTGACAGTTGAAGGTAGTCCAGGACCGGTGCGAACCATGGTCAAGTTGGGATCAAGTGTTGACGAGACAATAAGACATGTCATAGACAAGTATAGTGAAGAAGGCCGCACTCCTCGGCTTGATAAAAATGCTGATTCATCGTTTCAATTGTACCAGTCTTACTTCAGTCTTCAAA GCTTGAATAATACAGATGTGATTGGAGATGTTGGAAGCAGAAGTTTTTATCTTCGAAAAAGTAATAGTAGTAATGCAAGTTACCAGGAAATAGCATTAGAGATTGCTCCGGTTAAGGCAAATTCCCATCCACTCGTTATTTCCCATGGATTCTTTGGTCGcaagataaataaaataattagaagaTCATGTAAGCTATGGAAAATCCTTGGTTGCATGCAGTGTTCTGGATGA